From a single Eretmochelys imbricata isolate rEreImb1 chromosome 13, rEreImb1.hap1, whole genome shotgun sequence genomic region:
- the LOC144273137 gene encoding olfactory receptor 11A1-like, which translates to MADVERGNQSDVTEFILRGFRILYPFQIGPFVLVLLMYLTTVAGNTLVIFTILVDQGLHTPMYFFLGNLSFLDIWYTSNIVPKMLQDFLAEKGVAISFSGCVMQLYIFGSQAATEILLLTVMAYDRYLAICRPLRYTSLMKTRECIKLASCSWLGGFLFNPVIMAWIYRLRFCGPNEIDHFFCDFMPLVKLSCSDTHLITLAAFLLSSTATLIPFLLTLTSYSFIITAIVKNPSSTGRQKAFSNCTSHLIVVSTFYGALAMVYMVPTASATINLNKMFSLLYSLVTPLLNPLVYSLRNKDVNDALKTVATRLLDFRRR; encoded by the coding sequence ATGGCAGATGTTGAGAGGGGAAACCAAAGCGATGTTACAGAATTCATCCTCCGCGGGTTCAGGATCCTCTACCCATTCCAGATTGGTCCCTTTGTGCTGGTTCTGCTAATGTACCTCACCACCGTGGCTGGGAACACCCTGGTCATTTTCACCATTCTGGTTGACCAAggccttcacacccccatgtatttcttcctaggGAACTTGTCCTTCTTGGATATCTGGTACACATCCAACATCGTCCCCAAAATGCTGCAAGATTTCCTGGCTGAGAAGGGTGTGGCGATTTCCTTCAGCGGCTGTGTCATGCAGCTTTATATCTTTGGCTCCCAGGCAGCCACCGAGATCCTCCTGCTAACGGTGATGGCCTACGATCGCTACTTGGCAATATGCAGGCCGCTACGTTACACATCCCTCATGAAGACGAGGGAGTGCATTAAGCTGGCATCCTGCTCTTGGCTGGGTGGCTTCCTCTTCAACCCAGTGATAATGGCCTGGATTTACAGACTACGTTTCTGTGGCCCTAATGAAATCGACCATTTCTTTTGTGACTTCATGCCCCTGGTCAAGCTGTCATGCAGTGACACCCACCTGATCACCTTAGCGGCATTCTTGCTGTCCTCTACAGCcaccctgatccccttcctgctAACCCTGACATCCTACTCATTCATCATCACGGCAATAGTAAAAAACCCTTCCAGCACTGGGAGGCAGAAGGCCTTTTCCAACTGCACCTCCCACCTTATTGTGGTCAGCACTTTCTATGGGGCTCTGGCCATGGTCTACATGGTGCCGACGGCAAGCGCAACCATCAACCTAAACAAAATGTTCTCCCTTCTCTACAGCCTGGTCACCCCATTGCTCAACCCCCTGGTCTACTCCCTGAGAAACAAGGATGTGAATGATGCTCTGAAGACAGTGGCCACTAGACTGTTGGATTTTCGAAGGAGGTAG